ttttagtagcgatggggtttctgcatgttggtaaggctggtcttgaactcccaacctcaggtgatccacccacctaggactcccaaaatgctgggattacaggcatgagccactgtgcccagccagggatcacatttcaacatgaagtttGAAAGTTGCATTCTTGCAACTTGCCATGGAGTTTGGAGATTACACCTTCCAAACCTCCCAGTGTAAACAGGAGCCCCTATTTACCCTTAAACAGGATTCCCCACTGTTAACACCTTACCACATTGCATGTATGTGGTATATACCTTATCACACTCATTCTTTGCATATGTATTGcctttttttctgaatcatttcaGAAATTGTAATTGCAGATATGATGACCTATTACTCTTTGAATACCTTAGCGTATATTTTCTAACAAGGACACTGCCGTACATAACCATAGTACAACCATCAAAATCAGGAATAAACATTAACAGAATATTACCATCACAGATTCCAGTCACATTTTATAAATTGCCCCAATTATGTTCTTTATAGGTCTGGATCCAAATCAGGATCATGTGTCGCAAtttgttgtcatgtctctttagtttCCTTCTATCTGGAACAGTTCTTCAATCTTTACTTGTCTTTCAAGACCTTGGCATTTTTGAAGAggacaggctagagtgcagtggctcccgcctgtaatcccagcactttgagaggccaaggcaggcagattacttgaggtcaggagtttgagaccagcctggccaacatggtgaaaccccttctctaataaaaaatacaaaattagccaggtgtggtggtacatacccGTAATCCcaagctacttcggaggctgaggcaggagaatcacttgaacccaggaggcggagattgcagtgagcccagatcgtgccactgcactccagcctgggtgacagagccagactcagtctaaaataaaaatttttttttaaaatttttttaaaaaggataggctaagtattttgtaaaatgtcagtTTGAGTTgctctgatgtttcctcatgatttttGCATTTCGGCAGGAACAATGGAAAAGTAGTATTATATTTCTCTCAGAGCATTATATTATGAGGCCCATGATATTGACTTGCCCCATGGGAGGTGGCAGTAACTTTCATCAGCTGACAGGCTTCTCCATTGTCAGGTTAACTAATAATGGAATGTATTAATTAATATCAAATTAGTGAGCCAGGCGCAGttctgcacacctgtagtcccagctacactggaggcctaggtggaagtatcccttgaggccaggagtttgaggctacagtgtgcTAAGATCATGCCTGAgaagggccactgcactccagcctgggaaacaaagtgagactctgtctctaaagaataaataaataaataaataaataaacactttaaaaaaatcaagttagTATATGATATACTCACTATACCAAATATGTTAGTAGGATATACTTTGCAACTATGTCTGCATTTATTAACTGTAATTGTATTGTAAGGTAGCACGTTTCCTTTTcccttgtttatttattcatgtattatttgtatttgtatgaaTTCATGGATTCTGCTTTATTCAATGGATTACGATCTGTTCTTGTCATCATCTATTCTGAGGCTCAAATAGCCCCAGATTTGGCCATCGGTAGTCCCCTTGAACAGCTTCTTTGATTGAACCCAGAATAACACACCATACTCCTTGGGTGGCCAGCATCCATTTTTCCCTCTTCCCACCAACAGCAGCccagattttcatgtttattgtcaACCAAGTGATTGGGTTGAGATGGACCCCACCTCAGCTCCAGGGGTGTGCCCTGCTTAGCTTAAGCCAATCAGTGTACCCCATTATTCTCCAGGACACAGTGATTGGTCTGAGGGTGGGCAAATGACCTGTGAGAACTGGCCAATGAGAACTGAGGAGATAGCTGATAGGCCTTCTGGGAAAGAAGCTTCCTATTTCTTTCCAAGGgagctctctctccctctgatgGAGGCACTGTAAAGAGGTGAAGTGTGGACCTGATGAAGCCATTTCTGCTGCCAAGAGAGAAGCGAACCTGAAGACAATTTCAATATACAGAGGTCGGGAGAACGAAAAATTGCAATAAAACAGGACTGGGGCTCTGCTGACGCCACACATTTCTGGATCATTCTGTGCCTGAACATACCCGTGGACTGGTTAATTATTTGAACcagtaaattatcttttttgattAGGCCAGAATGGGCTGAGacttctgttgcttgcaaccaaaaGGGCCCCAAAAGATACACTCCCCCGAAACAGCAAAGGAAGGCTGCCTGTCGCAAGAAGCAAGAGGATGGGTTTCTGTTCCTtttcaccaaaaacaaaacaaaaacacctctaACCCTGCTGGTCTCTCCCACTGGTCTGAGAGCTTCTGGGGACATCGCCACTGTGTGCCTTGGCCTTTCTGAATAACACATGGCTGTGGTGAGTGCTCAGTAAGCATTTCACGACTAACTGTGAATGCTGTTAAGGTTGTCTCGTTCACCACTAAATCCATAACATCTACAACAGTGTATGAGACACACGACAGACATTTATTGAAGGACTACACAGCTCACCCCAGCATGCCACTGACACCCACCCCTCAAATCCACCAAAGAAGAAGCAGCTGCGGCTAAAATCTTGCTTGACACTTTATTCTCCTGAGAGGGGAGGACAGCAGAGGGAGTCAGGGGAGGGAGACTGGAGAGTGGATTCTGGATCGAGGAAGCGAGGAGCCGGCAGAGGTTGCTGAGGTTCCCGGGATCTGAGGACAGGAGCCTGTGCTTCTTCCACAGGACAAGGTGAGAGGGCTCAGAGGGGACCTGGAGCGGAGAGAACAGCCAGCTGTGGGCAGATGTGGTGGGTCCtcaaggagaagcaggcactcAGAATGTTACTTGCTTAAGGTCCCAGAGCCACCTGACCCTACTGAACACACCCAGAGGCACATCCTGGAAGCCAGTCGGCAGCCTGAGCAGGTTGTGGGGCCTTGAATAGAAAAGCCACAAGCTCCAATGACAGGAAATGGTGGGGACCCCCGATCTGCTAGCATAAAATCCCAGAGCATTGGCAAGTGCCAGCTGAGCTGCCAGAGCCAATCACCGAGGCCCCTTTCTGGCCCCATTTCCTACAGCCGAGACCTGTTCTCTCCAGGCACAGCCTGGGCAGCCATGGAGGGAAAGGCCTCATGCTCCCCTGCCTGAAGGGTTCCCTAGCCCAGATCTCAGGGCCCAGGATTGTGGGGGAGGATATGGCCCCAGCTCCCGACCCCAGGGGCCTGTGCTGGGCTGGGATTGGAGTTTGACTGAGGGTCTGATGACCTTGAATAGCCTCAGTCTGAGGACATTTCCCCAGGGTCAGGTCCACACACACGGTGACCTCCTTCAATTCTCATTCCAATCTCAAAAATCAGGATTGCTATCTCcccttcacagatgaagaaactgaagctcagagaggtcaagttatttgcttaaggtcacacagccagggagAGATGGAGACCAGATTTTACTCCACGACCACCTGTGTCTGAAGCCCAAGCTCTAATCAGTATTTCTCAAACATTTCTAGCTAAAGTCCATCTGCTCAATTCTCCACACTTTCCCATGCTGGGAGATGGGGGAGTAAGGAGGCAGCTTTGATATATCCTGGGGGAAGCTGTCTCCAACCCTCAGGAGGTATCCCTGCTGTCACCTCTGCACTCACCTGTAGAAGGTATACACAACCTGAGGTCCTCACAGATCTGCTGGGCAGTTTCTCCGGCCACGAGGCCCTGGGTAACTCTAGACTGATACCTCCTCATGAAATTTCTGCAGACGTCGCGCCATTGTGACCTCCCCGTCCTACACATCCGGGTCGCAGCATTGGACACACTTCTCTGCAGCAGCAGCACCACAGTGGACATGGTTATAGGGTGAGTcctgcccagctctgccacccTGCAGGTTCCAGCAGCCCTAGCAATGGGAGTACTGGGTGCGAGGAGCTGGCACCTGGTGCCCATGGGGCCAGAGACTGTAGAGACGGGGCTCAGCCCCTACTCCCAGTCCCCAAGGCCTGGCCCAAGACTGGCCAGGTAGGGCTCCTGAGACAAGGACAGTTAGCCCTGCTGGGGTCTCAGCCCCTTGTGCACCTGTCCCCTGCCTTCTGTGTGGAGAATGGTGCCCATGGCTGCCAGGCACACATTAAATGCTCTGCCATGTAGCTACCTGGGTCCAGGACCTGGCTGGGGGCTCCAGATAGAGGGGGTGCATAGAGAAgactggtgggggtgggaggtgtggTCAGAGCTTGGAGTCTTGACTCATTTGGTTTTAAAGTCTCTTCTATGCCATCCCAGGGGAGGAGGATGAATCTGAGTATCCAGGGCTAAGTGTGAGCCTGCAGTGCCAGGATGCTGAGTAGTTTGGGGcagcagaggagagggaaggagggagagtgaAACAATAATTCTTGGTAGTAACACAGTCATTCGTTAAGCATTTACTCAGTGCTGGACGTGGAGCTAAGCACATCCCAGCCCTCAGCTCTTTTAAAAAGCTtcagcagccaggtgcagtggctcatgcctgtaatcccacactttgggaggccaaggcaggtggattgcttcagctcagaagttggagaccagcctgggcaacacagtgagaccctgtttctacaaaagtacaaaaattagctgggcatggtggcgcacacctggagccccaggtgctcaggaggcttagacaggagaattgcttgggccagggaggcagaggttgcagtgagccaagatcacaccagtgcactccagcctgggtctcagagtaagatcctatctcaaggaaaaaaaaaaaaaaaaaaaagggtttgacAACTTGCAAGATAGGGACTATTATCCATCACATTTCAAAGATAAGATAACAGAGGCTCAGAAAgtggaagtgacttgcccaaggccatgcagcttGGAAGTAGCAGATCTGGGATTTATCAGTCCTGACCCAGGCCTCTTGGGGAACTAGCTTCTCAAACTCTGCCTTGGACACAAACGTTAGGGCTTTAGGGGAAGATTCCTAACTTCTCTGGGACAAGCCCTCTTTGAGGATACATGATGAAAACCATGTATACTCTGCCGTCTGACTTACACAGTTCCAGAGAGTCACAATTTCACAAGTTCTCTGAAATTCATCCACAGACACACGGGGACTCACAGATTCCCTTCTCGGAAGCCCTCCCCCAGGATCACTGTGCAAGGTGCCCCCGGGCTCCCCGATCCCCGACCTGGTCACAGGCTGGCCCCTCCATTGAGCAGCAGACAGGAGGCTCTGTAGCCCCTTGGCCTCACCTGGGTGGGCTGATCCTCCACCATATCCTTCAGTCTTTGGACTATCATCAGACAGGTCCTGTAGTTACGGCCCAGCTCCTGTGTTTTGGTCAACAGGTCACCCTGTCAGGAAAGAAAGCCCTTATGATGGTCTCTCAGACACTCTGGGAGTGCGTGAAAGTGCCCAGGAAAGGGGCCCTTTGTGTTTCTGAGGCCGGCAGGAATGTCCGTGATCTCTTCCCAGAGCGTGGATACACTGAAGGCCTGAACTGGctgcctggcccctgcccaccCTTTTGCTTGTCTTAGAGGCTCTGAGACACCCCAAAACAGCCTCCCACACCCCCAGTAATTTCCCAGCCCTGCACTTGCCCCTCTCCTATTGAGGAACTCCCAGGGGGAGTCTGCCTATTTGGGTTCTGCAGCCCCAGGCTCCTTGGAGGGTGAGACCCCAGAGGATCCTCCTGGAGGAGTCTGCCAGATACCTGTAGCCCTCCTGGCCAGACATGAATTCGACAAAACCGCATCATCAGAAACAGCCCAGCCTCCACTCCCACCTCCTGACCATTAGAGAGCTCCAGCCCTCACCCCAGGAGCCACCagggaggagggaaaaaagaGGGACTGTGGCAGGTGAGCAGAGAGCCAACACGTACCTGGGGGCcctcctgggccaggcacggGCAGGATTTCTCCTCATCACGCAGGTGGGCTCTTGCCAGGTCGTAGTACTCAGGGCTCAGACGAGAGAAAACCAGACCTGAGGAAGACCAGACTTCAGCTTCCCCTCCGCAGGCGGAAGGAGAGGGAAAGCCCGTTCTCCTGGCTGGTGGGAGTCCAGGAGGTGACCAGGGCCTAGGACAGGAGCTGGGCCTTGCAGGGGGCCAGGATACCTGTCCACATGCTTTGCCCTGGAGCCGCTCTGACCCACTCTCAGCACAAACACGTGTTCTCACGTTCCTTCTAGAAAGCCAGGAGGGCGAgactctctcttctcctctgttCCCCCAGCAACACAGATTTGGGGGTCGGTTTGTCTAGAAACTTCCCTCAATCTCCTTTcaagggattttctttttttaccttcCATCCAGATGGCCCAGCCAAATCCACTCTCCCTTCCAGAAGTGTTCTTGCCCTTGGGGCTCACACTGACCCCAAGGCCTGGGAGAGAGCAGAGTGCGGGGGGCGGGAAGTCTGCCTTGAACACGGAAGAGATCTTGTTCTCTCACCAGCCCTGCACAATCCTAGACAGTGTAGGCCCGAGGAAACGCAGATCCACTGATGAGGGCCAATGGCCTTCACCACGCAGATGCGGAGGCAGGGGCTTGGGAGGGAAAGGGGGGTCTCAGGCCACACAGCGTGGCCAGTAGAGTTAGGACCAGAATCCCTGGCCTGTCtctccacattggccaggccAGTGACAGGCTGGGCAGCACACTGGGCTAAGCCTGGCTCTGAGGGGAAGGCCAGGCCTCCATGACGGGGGAGAAGGCCGGGGGGAGGCAGGGGCACCTGGGTGCCCACAGAGTCCATGCTCCAGGTTCAGCCGGCCTGAGAGTGCGAGGCTGGGTGGGCCATCAGGATCGATCCCGAGGGGAAGGCCTTACCTGGGTTGCCCAGGAGCGTGGCTGCAAGGAGCAGGAGGGCCCAGGTAGCCATGGTGGGGCAGCCGCTGAGATGCCTTTCACACCCTGTTTTATGGGCAGGGAGCCTGCAGCTTAATCTTTCTCAGGTCCTGCCCTTTTTGTATGTCATCTCCCCCGTGTCACTGGGTTTACCACAAATACAAATACCAGTGTGTGAAGAAGCAGGTCAGGGCAGTGGTAGCCCACAGGGTCCATGCCACACCCCACTCCCACACAACTAGAATGTGGGGTTGCTGGAGGCCAGCAGCTGCCAGGATGCCTGGGATGTGCCGATGGAGGGAGAAATCCCTTAGTACAAGTATGTTCCagatattgcatgggacataatTATACTAAAAGTATAAGTGAGTCATCTCACTTGAcccaaaaactatttttaaacagctttttaatttaacaatATACCACGAACATCTTTCCACATTTGTAAATATAGATCTTCTTCATCATTTCCCCTGGTTGCCTAATGGTTCCCTTTACACATGAACCATAGCTGGGGTCCTGTAACTCTGGGACTCGTGTCCCCTGTGGTACTTCGGCTTGAAGAGCAGAGGCTGGGAAGCCTCTCCAAGGGCTCACCCAGTAGTCAAGTTGAGTGATGTGAGGGCCTTCTTCAGACAGGGTGCCTCAGCATCTCAAAACGGCAGCTGTAGCTCCTCCAGGCTACAAGGCCTGTTCACGTGGAAAATGGAAAGAGTGAAGCTGAAAGAGGTGGTACCTGTATAGGAAAAACATCTTTCCCAGGGACCCTCAGCCTCCATCTCATTGATCTGAACTGTGTCACATGATGACCCTGGCTGCAAAGGGCAATAGGAAGGAAGTCTTTTGCTGGACCTTCACTGAcactttgctttttgttgttgttgtttgtttgtttttgttttgtttttcttttttgagacagagtttcactcttgtcacccaagctgaagtgcagtggtgtgatcttggccgattgcaacctccacctccgggttcaagtgattctcctgtctcagcctcctgagtagctgggattacaggtgcatgccaccatgccctgctaatttgtgtgtttttagtagagacagggtttcactatgttggccaggctggtcttgaactcctgacctcaggtgatccgcctgcctcggcctcccaaagtgttaggattacaggcatcagccatcgcacctggccttcaTTGACACTTCGAACAAAATTGATATTCTGCTAGGGAGGATGAGGGAATGGGAATCGTATAGGCAATGGCAGTGTCAGCTACcgcaggactttttttttttttttttttttgatataagttcttgctctgtccctcaggctagagtgcagtggtgcaatcacagatcactgcagcctcaactgcccAGGCTCCaacaatccccccacctcagcctcccaagtagatgagaccacaggtgcttgccactacCACCcctgctgattttaaaatttttggtagagatgggtctccatatgttgtccaggctggtctcgaactcctggactcaagcgatcctcccagcctccaaagtgctgggattataggcatgagcaaccacacccggctttgCAGGACTTTTTGATAAGGAAACATATTTCAGGAAGAATTGGCAGGACTTTGTACCTATATgattacaagaaagaaagaagagagaggaggcaAAGGTTTTACTAGTATTTggggcccaggaggctgaggggctgGCTGTGAAAATTAGGAAAAGGAGCTTTCTGGTGAGAAGTTGAGTTTGAGGTATCGCATTTGTGGCTGACTTGTTTCCCCAGCTGTAAATCAACTGCTTGAGAGCAGGGCTGCCTCTGCCTGTCAGGGTCTCCCCACCATGCCTAGAACAGCTCTCAGACCAACCGGCAAACTCGTTTTAcctcagatgaggaaaccaggaCTCAGAAAGATCCAGTGAATTACCCACCAACACACAGCTAGGAAGGGAATGGTCTGTGGATTTGAACCCGGACCCTACGACTCCAAAGCCCAAGTTTTCCCCCAGCCCTACCCTAGCTCAGTGTCCAGGTTTTCAGTGCAGGGCCACTTAACCCTCTTGAGGCCAGCTCAGGCACTACTCCCCCGTCTTCGCAGACCCCCTCTCTCCTGACCACTTGTAGACCTTGGTCTCATGTGTGAAGACCACATTCATGGGGGTAAAGGGTCTTGAAAGGTGACTCATGTCTCTTTATTGTGGGAAACTTGGTGAGACCAAATACTGCAGTAAGTCCTTGTCAGAGGTATTGAGGGGTACATGGCAAAGCTCATGTAGTTAGTCACAAGCCTCCACCCAGGCCTCTGGGGTCCCGTGTGATAAGAACCTGGGGTAAGTCTTACCCAATTCCCACCCATGGTACCCCAGGAACTGGCCCATTGCAAGTCAGGCCCAGGCCCACAAAGAATTCCTGTGTGAAATATTGCCTtctgcggagcttgcagtgagccgagatcgcgccactgcactccagcctggcaacagagcgagactccgtctcaaaaaaaaaaaagaaaagaaatattgccTGCTGTATCTTCTTCAGGAAATCTTCACTTACGCTATCATAAAAATCAcctctatgtttttttctagaacttttataattttaactttgaCATTTAGGTCTATGACTCATCTCAAATTAATGTATAGTGTGAGCTGggttgaggttttgttttttcatatcaatttcttgaaaagatttttcttttcccattgaattgcTTTGGCACGTTGGTTGAATATCAATTGACTGTGGGTCTGTTTACGGACTCCTTATTATATCAACTGCtactgcaataataataataaagcaatccaattttttaaatgggcaaaatatttgaacaggtaATTCGCAAAGGAAGATAAGAATGACCAGAACATTTGAAAACCTGCTCAACATCGTAAAtcacaaaaaaattctttttttttttttttttttttttttgagatggagcctcactctgtcgcccaggctggagtgcagtggcgtgatctcggctcactgccacctctgtctcccgggttcaagcaattctcctgcctcagcctcctgagtagctgggattacaggcacacaccaccaaacctggctaatttttgtatttttggtagagatggggtttcaccatcttggtccaggctggtcttgaactgctgatctcaagtgattcacccacctcagcctcccatagtgttgggattacaggcatgagccactgcgcctggccaagaaattcTATATTAAAACTATACTGAGATGATGCATCAacatgactaaaattaaaaagacagaaaacccaAATGCTGATGTGTCTGTGGAGCAACTGGTACTCTTaagcattgttggtgggaatataaaacacTAATAACTGAAAATTGGATTGACAGTTTTTCAGAAAGTTGAGCATACACCTGCCCTGTGACTCAAGAATTTCACTTCTACGTATTTACCCAAACTAAATGAAAACACCTCTACATACACAGATttatacaagaatgttcacagacatgtaacccagcaattccactcctacgtacacacccaaaagaaataaaagtagattgaaacagatacttgtacatcaatgttcatagaagcattattcacagtagccaaaagatggaaagagCCCAGGTGTCCATtgacaaataaatggataaacaagccaggcatagtggctcacacctgtaatcccagcactttgggaggccaaggtgggaagatggcttgaggccaggagtttgaggccaccctgagcaacatagtagaccccagctctacagaaaaatttaagaattagctgagcatggtggcatgtgcctgtagtcccagctactcaggaggctgaggtgagaggattccttgagcccaggaagtcgaggctgcagtgagccaaggtcatgccactgcactccagcccggatgacagagtgagagcctgtccctaagaaaaattaaaattaaaattttaaaaagtgcataaacaaaatgtgctctacatatacaatggaatatgattcagcctaAAAAGGGAACACAgttctgatacatactacaacatgaatgaaccttgaaataattatgccaagtgaagtaagccaaacacaaaaggataaacattgtatgattccacttacataaaatttatagaataaacaaattcatagggacagaaagtagattagaggttaccCAGGGCTGGAAGGAGTGGGAAATGAAGGATTTAGTGCCCACTGGTTAGACtttccatttgggatgatgaGAATGGTTTTGGAAATCGATAGTTCCAAATAGATGATTCCATGACCTTGTGAGTATAATTAATGCCACTggattgtacatttaaaatggttaaaatggctaattttgtgatttatttttattaatattatttttaattgacaaatcataattttatatatttatggagtacaatgtgatgttttgatatatgtataccacttggaatgattaaatcaaggtaattaacatatctatcacctccgttat
This genomic window from Pan troglodytes isolate AG18354 chromosome 12, NHGRI_mPanTro3-v2.0_pri, whole genome shotgun sequence contains:
- the GNLY gene encoding granulysin isoform X1, whose product is MATWALLLLAATLLGNPGLGVSVSPKGKNTSGRESGFGWAIWMEGLVFSRLSPEYYDLARAHLRDEEKSCPCLAQEGPQGDLLTKTQELGRNYRTCLMIVQRLKDMVEDQPTQVPSEPSHLVLWKKHRLLSSDPGNLSNLCRLLASSIQNPLSSLPPLTPSAVLPSQENKVSSKILAAAASSLVDLRGGCQWHAGVSCVVLQ
- the GNLY gene encoding granulysin isoform X2; translation: MATWALLLLAATLLGNPGLVFSRLSPEYYDLARAHLRDEEKSCPCLAQEGPQGDLLTKTQELGRNYRTCLMIVQRLKDMVEDQPTQVPSEPSHLVLWKKHRLLSSDPGNLSNLCRLLASSIQNPLSSLPPLTPSAVLPSQENKVSSKILAAAASSLVDLRGGCQWHAGVSCVVLQ
- the GNLY gene encoding granulysin isoform X4 — translated: MATWALLLLAATLLGNPGLVFSRLSPEYYDLARAHLRDEEKSCPCLAQEGPQGDLLTKTQELGRNYRTCLMIVQRLKDMVEDQPTQRSVSNAATRMCRTGRSQWRDVCRNFMRRYQSRVTQGLVAGETAQQICEDLRLCIPSTGPL
- the GNLY gene encoding granulysin isoform X3 — translated: MATWALLLLAATLLGNPGLGVSVSPKGKNTSGRESGFGWAIWMEGLVFSRLSPEYYDLARAHLRDEEKSCPCLAQEGPQGDLLTKTQELGRNYRTCLMIVQRLKDMVEDQPTQRSVSNAATRMCRTGRSQWRDVCRNFMRRYQSRVTQGLVAGETAQQICEDLRLCIPSTGPL